In Escherichia ruysiae, a genomic segment contains:
- the mntP gene encoding manganese efflux pump MntP, which produces MNITATVLLAFGMSMDAFAASIGKGATLHKPKFSEALRTGLIFGAVETLTPLIGWGMGMLASRFVLEWNHWIAFVLLIFLGGRMIIEGFRGGDDEDEEPRRRHGFWLLVTTAIATSLDAMAVGVGLAFLQVNIIATALAIGCATLIMSTLGMMVGRFIGSIIGKKAEILGGLVLIGIGVQILWTHYHG; this is translated from the coding sequence ATGAATATCACTGCTACTGTTCTTCTTGCTTTTGGTATGTCGATGGATGCCTTTGCTGCATCAATCGGTAAAGGTGCCACCCTCCATAAACCGAAATTTTCTGAAGCCCTGCGCACTGGCCTTATTTTTGGTGCCGTTGAAACGCTGACGCCGCTGATTGGCTGGGGTATGGGCATGTTAGCCAGCCGCTTTGTTCTCGAGTGGAACCACTGGATTGCGTTTGTACTGCTGATATTTCTCGGCGGGCGAATGATTATTGAGGGTTTTCGTGGTGGAGACGATGAGGATGAAGAACCGCGTCGTCGTCACGGTTTCTGGTTGCTGGTAACTACCGCAATTGCCACCAGTCTGGATGCCATGGCGGTTGGTGTTGGTCTGGCCTTCCTGCAAGTTAATATTATTGCTACTGCACTGGCGATTGGCTGCGCCACCTTGATCATGTCAACATTAGGTATGATGGTGGGTCGCTTTATCGGTTCAATTATTGGCAAAAAAGCGGAAATTCTTGGCGGGCTGGTGCTTATTGGCATTGGCGTCCAGATCCTCTGGACGCACTACCACGGCTAA
- the rlmA gene encoding 23S rRNA (guanine(745)-N(1))-methyltransferase has translation MSFSCPLCHQPLSLEKNSYICPKRHQFDMAKEGYVNLLPVQHKRSRDPGDSAEMMQARRTFLDAGHYQPLRDAIVAQLCDCLDEHATAILDIGCGEGYYTHAFAEALPGVTTFGLDVSKVAIKAAAKRYQQVTFCVASSHRLPFSDTSMDAVVRIYAPCKAEELARVVKPGGWVITATPGPRHLMELKGLIYDEVHLHALHTEQLEGFTLQQSDELCYPMRLRGDEAVALLQMTPFAWRAKPEVWQTLAAKEEFDCQTDFNIHVWQRTN, from the coding sequence ATGTCGTTTTCCTGTCCACTTTGTCATCAGCCGCTATCGCTTGAAAAAAACAGCTATATCTGTCCCAAACGGCATCAATTTGATATGGCGAAAGAGGGATATGTTAATTTGCTGCCCGTTCAGCATAAACGATCCCGCGATCCGGGTGATAGTGCGGAAATGATGCAAGCGCGGCGTACATTTTTAGATGCCGGGCATTATCAGCCGCTTCGTGATGCGATAGTTGCTCAGTTGTGTGATTGTCTTGATGAGCACGCAACGGCAATACTGGATATTGGCTGTGGGGAAGGGTACTACACTCATGCTTTTGCCGAGGCATTGCCGGGTGTGACTACTTTTGGTCTGGATGTCTCTAAGGTCGCGATTAAGGCTGCGGCAAAACGCTATCAGCAGGTCACCTTTTGTGTCGCTTCCAGCCACCGTCTGCCGTTTTCTGATACCAGTATGGATGCCGTTGTCCGTATCTACGCGCCGTGCAAAGCAGAAGAATTAGCGCGCGTGGTCAAACCGGGAGGATGGGTCATTACCGCTACCCCGGGACCACGACATTTAATGGAGCTGAAGGGGCTGATTTACGACGAAGTACATCTACATGCGCTCCATACGGAACAACTGGAAGGTTTTACATTACAGCAGAGCGATGAATTGTGTTATCCGATGCGCCTGCGCGGAGATGAGGCCGTTGCGTTGTTACAGATGACACCGTTTGCCTGGCGCGCCAAGCCAGAAGTCTGGCAAACGCTGGCGGCAAAAGAAGAATTTGATTGCCAGACGGACTTTAATATTCACGTCTGGCAACGAACAAATTAG
- the cspE gene encoding transcription antiterminator/RNA stability regulator CspE: MAKIKGQVKWFNESKGFGFITPADGSKDVFVHFSAIQGNGFKTLAEGQNVEFEIQDGQKGPAAVNVTAI, encoded by the coding sequence ATGGCAAAGATTAAAGGTCAGGTTAAGTGGTTCAACGAGTCTAAAGGTTTTGGCTTCATTACTCCGGCTGATGGCAGCAAAGATGTATTCGTACACTTTTCCGCTATCCAGGGTAATGGCTTCAAAACTCTGGCCGAAGGCCAGAACGTTGAGTTCGAAATTCAGGACGGCCAGAAAGGTCCGGCAGCTGTTAACGTAACAGCAATCTGA
- a CDS encoding YebO family protein gives MNEVVNSGVMNIASLVVSVVVLAIGLILWFFINRASSRTNEQIELLEALLDQQKRQNALLRRLCEASEPEKTDTSAAENQKAAEDDDIIRLVAER, from the coding sequence ATGAACGAAGTTGTAAATTCAGGCGTGATGAACATTGCGTCTTTGGTTGTATCGGTGGTAGTTCTCGCTATTGGGCTCATCTTGTGGTTTTTCATCAACCGTGCCAGTTCACGGACTAACGAACAGATTGAACTTCTTGAGGCATTGCTGGATCAGCAAAAACGGCAAAATGCGCTGTTACGTCGTTTGTGCGAAGCAAGCGAACCTGAAAAAACAGATACCAGTGCTGCAGAGAACCAAAAAGCGGCTGAAGATGACGATATCATCCGCCTGGTAGCTGAACGGTAA
- a CDS encoding DUF2627 domain-containing protein, translating into MCGIFSKEVLSKHVVVEYRFSAEPYISASCSNVSVLSL; encoded by the coding sequence ATGTGTGGCATTTTCAGTAAAGAAGTCCTGAGTAAACACGTTGTCGTTGAATACCGCTTCTCTGCCGAGCCTTATATTAGTGCCTCATGCAGTAATGTGTCAGTTTTATCTCTGTAA
- a CDS encoding protein YoaL, producing MDRHRRHFSIRPFSACLSGIFCRTFCLHFVVTPALFLAPNSYSLSRSLSWNS from the coding sequence ATGGATCGTCACCGACGTCATTTCAGCATCAGGCCTTTCAGCGCCTGCCTTTCTGGCATTTTTTGCCGCACCTTTTGTTTGCATTTTGTCGTTACGCCTGCATTATTTCTGGCGCCGAATAGCTATTCCTTAAGCAGGAGCTTGTCATGGAATTCTTAA
- the manZ gene encoding PTS mannose transporter subunit IID: protein MVDTTQTTTEKKLTPSDIRGVFLRSNLFQGSWNFERMQALGFCFSMVPAIRRLYPENNDARKQAIKRHLEFFNTQPFVAAPILGVTLALEEQRANGAEIDDGAINGIKVGLMGPLAGVGDPIFWGTVRPVFAALGAGIAMSGSLLGPLLFFILFNLVRLATRYYGVAYGYSKGIDIVKDMGGGFLQKLTEGASILGLFVMGALVNKWTHVNIPLVVSRITDQTGKEHVTTVQTILDQLMPGLVPLLLTFACMWLLRKKVNPLWIIVGFFVIGIAGYACGLLGL, encoded by the coding sequence ATGGTTGATACAACTCAAACTACCACCGAGAAAAAACTCACTCCGAGTGATATTCGTGGCGTCTTCCTGCGTTCTAACCTCTTCCAGGGTTCATGGAACTTCGAACGTATGCAGGCACTGGGTTTCTGCTTCTCTATGGTTCCGGCGATTCGTCGCCTCTATCCTGAGAACAACGATGCCCGTAAACAGGCGATTAAACGTCACCTCGAATTCTTTAACACCCAACCGTTTGTGGCGGCGCCAATCCTCGGCGTAACCCTGGCGCTGGAAGAACAGCGCGCTAACGGCGCAGAGATCGACGACGGTGCTATCAACGGTATCAAAGTAGGTCTGATGGGGCCGCTGGCAGGCGTGGGCGACCCGATCTTCTGGGGTACGGTACGTCCGGTATTCGCGGCGCTGGGTGCCGGGATCGCAATGAGCGGCAGCCTGTTAGGTCCGCTGCTGTTCTTTATTCTGTTTAACCTGGTACGCCTGGCAACCCGTTACTACGGCGTAGCGTATGGTTACTCCAAAGGTATCGATATCGTTAAAGATATGGGTGGCGGCTTCCTGCAAAAACTGACGGAAGGGGCGTCTATTCTCGGCCTGTTTGTCATGGGGGCATTGGTTAACAAGTGGACACATGTCAACATCCCGCTGGTAGTCTCTCGCATCACCGACCAGACGGGTAAAGAGCACGTTACCACTGTCCAGACCATTCTTGACCAGTTAATGCCAGGCCTGGTGCCGCTGTTGCTGACTTTCGCCTGTATGTGGCTGCTGCGCAAAAAAGTTAACCCTCTGTGGATCATCGTTGGCTTCTTCGTCATCGGTATCGCTGGTTACGCTTGCGGCCTGCTGGGACTGTAA
- the manY gene encoding PTS mannose transporter subunit IIC, with translation MEITTLQIVLVFIVACIAGMGSILDEFQFHRPLIACTLVGIVLGDMKTGIIIGGTLEMIALGWMNIGAAVAPDAALASIISTILVIAGHQSIGAGIALAIPLAAAGQVLTIIVRTITVAFQHAADKAADNGNLTAISWIHVSSLFLQAMRVAIPAVIVALSVGTSEVQNMLNAIPEVVTNGLNIAGGMIVVVGYAMVINMMRAGYLMPFFYLGFVTAAFTNFNLVALGVIGTVMAVLYIQLSPKYNRVAGAPVQAAGNNDLDNELD, from the coding sequence ATGGAGATTACCACTCTTCAAATTGTGCTGGTATTTATCGTAGCCTGTATCGCAGGTATGGGATCAATCCTCGATGAATTTCAGTTTCACCGTCCGCTAATCGCCTGTACCCTGGTGGGTATCGTTCTTGGCGATATGAAAACCGGTATTATTATCGGTGGGACTCTGGAAATGATCGCACTTGGCTGGATGAACATCGGTGCCGCAGTTGCGCCTGATGCCGCTCTGGCTTCCATCATTTCTACCATTCTGGTTATCGCTGGTCATCAGAGCATCGGTGCCGGTATCGCGCTGGCAATCCCGCTGGCCGCTGCGGGTCAGGTGCTGACCATCATCGTTCGTACCATCACCGTTGCTTTCCAGCACGCTGCGGATAAGGCGGCTGATAATGGCAACCTGACGGCAATTTCCTGGATCCACGTTTCTTCTCTGTTCCTGCAAGCGATGCGTGTGGCTATCCCGGCCGTGATTGTTGCGCTGTCTGTAGGCACCAGTGAAGTTCAGAACATGCTGAACGCCATTCCGGAAGTGGTGACTAATGGTCTGAATATCGCCGGTGGCATGATCGTGGTGGTTGGTTATGCGATGGTTATCAACATGATGCGTGCTGGATACCTGATGCCGTTCTTCTACCTCGGCTTCGTAACCGCAGCATTCACCAACTTTAACCTGGTTGCTCTGGGTGTGATTGGTACTGTTATGGCAGTGCTCTACATCCAACTTAGCCCGAAATATAACCGCGTAGCCGGTGCGCCTGTTCAGGCTGCTGGTAACAACGATCTCGATAACGAACTGGACTAA
- a CDS encoding DUF986 family protein has translation MTITDLVLILFIAALLAFAIYDQFIMPRRNGPTLLAIPLLRRGRIDSVIFVGLIVILIYNNVTNHGAQITTWLLSALALMGFYIFWIRVPKIIFKQQGFFFANVWIEYRRIKAMNLSEDGVLVMQLEQRRLLIRVRNIDDLEKIYKLLVSTQ, from the coding sequence ATGACAATCACGGATCTGGTACTGATTCTGTTCATCGCCGCACTCCTGGCCTTTGCGATATACGATCAGTTCATCATGCCCCGACGCAACGGCCCCACCCTGCTGGCAATTCCTTTGCTCCGGCGCGGTCGCATCGATAGCGTTATCTTCGTCGGGCTGATTGTCATTCTTATCTATAACAATGTGACCAACCATGGCGCACAAATAACCACCTGGTTATTAAGTGCACTGGCGCTAATGGGCTTTTATATTTTCTGGATCCGGGTTCCGAAAATCATTTTTAAACAGCAAGGTTTTTTCTTCGCCAATGTCTGGATTGAATATCGCCGAATTAAAGCGATGAACTTATCGGAAGATGGCGTACTGGTGATGCAATTAGAACAGCGCCGTTTATTAATCCGCGTTCGAAATATCGACGATCTGGAAAAAATTTATAAACTTCTCGTGTCAACTCAATAA
- the manX gene encoding PTS mannose transporter subunit IIAB — translation MTIAIVIGTHGWAAEQLLKTAEMLLGEQENVGWIDFVPGENAETLIEKYNAQLAKLDTTKGVLFLVDTWGGSPFNAASRIVVDKEHYEVIAGVNIPMLVETLMARDDDPGFDELVALAVETGREGVKALKAKPVEKAAPAPAAAAPKAAPTPAKPMGPNDYMVIGLARIDDRLIHGQVATRWTKETNVSRIIVVSDEVAADTVRKTLLTQVAPPGVTAHVVDVAKMIRVYNNPKYAGERVMLLFTNPTDVERLVEGGVKITSVNVGGMAFRQGKTQVNNAVSVDEKDIEAFKKLNARGIELEVRKVSTDPKLKMMDLISKIDK, via the coding sequence GTGACCATTGCTATTGTTATAGGCACACATGGTTGGGCTGCAGAGCAGTTGCTTAAAACGGCAGAGATGCTGTTAGGCGAGCAGGAAAACGTCGGCTGGATCGATTTCGTTCCAGGTGAAAATGCCGAAACGCTGATTGAAAAGTACAACGCTCAGTTGGCAAAACTCGACACCACTAAAGGCGTGCTGTTTCTCGTTGATACATGGGGCGGCAGCCCGTTCAATGCTGCCAGCCGTATTGTCGTCGACAAAGAGCATTATGAAGTGATCGCAGGCGTTAACATTCCAATGCTGGTGGAAACGTTAATGGCTCGTGATGATGACCCTGGCTTTGATGAACTGGTGGCGCTGGCAGTAGAAACAGGCCGTGAAGGCGTGAAAGCACTGAAAGCCAAACCGGTTGAAAAAGCAGCGCCAGCACCCGCCGCCGCCGCACCAAAAGCGGCTCCAACTCCGGCAAAACCAATGGGACCAAATGACTACATGGTTATTGGCCTTGCGCGTATCGACGATCGTCTGATTCACGGTCAGGTCGCTACCCGCTGGACCAAAGAAACCAATGTCTCCCGTATTATCGTTGTTAGTGATGAAGTGGCTGCGGATACCGTTCGTAAGACACTGCTCACCCAGGTTGCACCTCCGGGCGTAACAGCACACGTGGTTGATGTTGCCAAGATGATCCGTGTCTACAACAACCCGAAATATGCTGGCGAACGTGTAATGCTGTTATTCACCAACCCGACAGATGTTGAGCGCCTCGTTGAAGGCGGCGTGAAAATTACCTCTGTTAACGTTGGCGGTATGGCATTCCGTCAGGGTAAAACCCAGGTGAATAACGCGGTTTCGGTTGATGAAAAAGATATCGAAGCGTTCAAAAAACTGAATGCGCGTGGTATCGAACTGGAAGTCCGTAAGGTTTCCACCGATCCGAAACTGAAAATGATGGATCTGATCAGCAAAATCGATAAGTAA